Part of the Kitasatospora sp. NBC_00374 genome is shown below.
GCGGCAAGAGCTGGCTGGTGGACACCTTCCTCGACGCGCTGCCGACACCGCGCAAGCGGCGGCTGCACTTCCACGACTTCTTCCGCCGACTGCACGACGGCGTCGCCCAGCACGCCGACGGCCGGGCTGCGGACGGCTCGGCGGTGGACCGGGCGGTGGACGAGCTGCTCGGTGACAGCCGGATCCTCGTCTTCGACGAGTTCCACGCCCACGACGCGGGGGACGCGATGCTGGTCGCGCGGCTCTTCCGCGCCCTGCTGGACCGGCGGATCACCCTGGTCACCACGTCCAACTACCCGCCCGCCGGGCTGATGCCCGACCCGCTCTACCACCACCTCTTCGAGCCCACGATCAGGCTGATCGAGGAGCGGATGGACGTGCTCGACGTCTCGGGGCCGGTCGACTTCCGGCGGCAGCCCCGGTCGGAGGGCGCTCACGGGTTCGACCTCGGAGCCCGGCTCCACCCCGGCGACGAGGCCTCGGCCGGCCTGACCCCGCCCCGGCCCGAGGAGGCGGGCCGGGTGCCCGCCCACCACCGTGAACTGCCGGCCAGGGCGGTCCGTGACGACCTGGTCTGGTTCGGCTTCGAGGAGTTGTGCGAGGGCCTCACCTCCGTCGCGGACTACCTCGTACTCGCCGACATCTTTCCCGCCATCGTCCTCGACGGCGTCCCGCCCCTCTCCGAGGCCTCCCCGGACGGCCGTCGGCGTTTCGCCAACCTGGTCGACGTCTGCTGCGACCGCGACGTCCCCCTGACCCTGATCGGCGCCGACCCGCTCGCCGGCCTCCCCGCCGACTCCACCCTCATGCGCGACCTCGACCGCACCGCCAGCCGCCTCGCCCTCCTCCGGCAGCCGACGGCGTGACCGTCAGTCGACGACGAACAGGCGGGCGCCCTCCCGGGTACGTGAGCGGTGCGGCTCCACGTCGTCGCCGACCTGGTAGCTGCTCCCCGCGTGGAGCGTGACGACGTCGCCGTTCGCCAACTCGGTGGTGAGCGTCCCCTCCAGAACCAGCAGGATGTGGCCCCGGCTGCACCAGTGATCGGCTACGTAGCCGGGGCTGTACTCCACCATCCGGACGCGCACGGAACCGAATTCACGCGTGCGCCAGGTCGCGCTCCCGGATTCGCCCGGATGCTCCGACGTCGGGACCGATGACCAGTCCGTGGTCCCGAAAGGTATTCCGACCATGTCCATCTGGAGAGCCTATACGCGCTGCGCACCCCCCGAGGGGGTGACGGTCAGCTGCTCGGGTCGCCCTTCTTCCACGCGCCGACACCGAGGCGGCCCGTGGTGCCGAGGTCGAGTTCCGGGATCACCATCACCGGGTCGGCGCCCGCTTCGGCCCGGACCCTCAGGTACGGTGCGTTCACCGGGTCGGCCACGCCGGCCTCGACGGTATTGCGCCAGACCAACCCGGCGTAGGCGCTCTCGCCGGGCCCCAGAGTGACCGGCTGGGGCGGGTCGTCGGCGCCGGTGCCGGTCGCGATGGCGCTGCCGCCGTGCAGGACCTGCACGCTGTCGACGGGCCTGTGCTCCTCGTCGACGACCTGGAGTTCCGGATAGCCGTTCAGTCGGACGGTCCCCGCCCCGCAGTTCTCCAGGTGGAGGCCGAGCACCCGCAGCCCCATCGCGGCATCGCCCTCGTCGGCGTACACCCGCGTCCCGGACGACGGACAGACCCCGTGCTCGACCGACGCCTCCTTGCTCGGGACACTGCGCACCTTGGTGATCCGCACCCGCTCGCCGCCTGCCGAGGCCGACGCACCCGCGCGGGTGGGGAACGCGCCGGCCGTGTGCTGTTCGGGCGGGACGGACGGGGGCGCACTCGCCGTGACGGTGCCCGCCACGGTCCGACCGGGCGCAACGTCCGGCACCGTCTGCCTGCTGACCGAAGTCGCCTGCCCGGACCGTGACAGGTGCGTGAACGTGACCGTGTAGGTGAGGGGTTCGGCCCCCCCGGTTGGTGACTTCGAATTCGGTGCAGAGGGGGCCGGAGCCCGTGATCCTGACACCCGCCTGCTCCCGCTCGGCCGGATCCCCGACCTGCGCCGACGTCGACTGGCCGGTCGGCACACCGCAGGCGGACGTGCCGCTCGGCCGGGCTGTGGGCTGCGAGCCGCACGCGGTGAGCACCAGGGCCCCGGCGGCGAGGAGGGCGGGAGAAATGGTACGGGAGCGATGCACAAGTCGAGCTGACCATGACCGGACGTCAGGGGCCGTGACGGCAGTCACACTTCGGGCAACGGTCCTGTCACAGGGTGAGGGAAAGGTTCTGCCTGGCGGGCGCCCTCGGTGCCGTCGTGTCCTGGGCGGTGGGAAGCAGGACGGGCCGTCACCGATGTCGGTGACGGCCCGTTGCGGTCGGGATGTTCATGCGGTCAGGCTGTCGAGGGCCTGGCGGGCCCGCTGCTGGACGCGCTCGGCGCGGTTCTTGAGTCGGAGCGCGCGGACGAGACGGTCCTTCTCGGCTTCGCGAAGCCGCTCGTCGATCGTCACCCGTATCGCATCGAAGTGGTGGCTCATGGTGAATCCCCCTGTGGTGGGCGCCGTCGGCATCACCGTGATGCCAGCCCCGCGGCCGCCCTTGCGCTTCAGATTCTACACCAAGATGCGGCTCGACGCCTTTCATTAACGCCTGCTCTGGCGCTGGCCCCTTCCTATCGAAGGCGTTTCTGGTGATTGAGTCGCAGCTCCGCGAGCGCGACCAGCCGCGCCTCAGTGCCCCGATCCTGGACGTTCACCGTGATGGTGATCAGCAGGCCGGGGCTCCCGGCGCGCACTGCCCGGGGCCTGCGGGTGCCCCGGTGGCATTCCTGCGTCCGGTCGTCGTGGGGGTGCGTTGGGCCCGGGGCGCAACGCGCCGAACGGCCTACCGCAGGAACGTTCGGCTCGGCTCGGTCCGTGTTCCGCGCCTGGTTCGCGCCGCCTCCACCAGGACGCTGACGGCCGCTCAGGGCCGCGCCGTGCTGCGCCTGGCGCGGGAACTGTGCGAAGCGCCGGCCGGCGCCTGTGACCGGCCGGGCGCCTGGCCTGGATGCGTGCGCTCCTCCAGGTGTCTGGCGGTCCGTCCAGGGCTGATGGTCGCGAGCACGCGCACGGCGGCCATCTTCCGCCTGGCCTATGGCCGTTGGGGGTTCGTGACTGTCGGGACGCCTTTCGGATCCCTCCCCGGCGCCCCGGCCGAGGAGTGCGGTTGGGCGCCCGCCGATGCCTGCAATGGCGGGCCTGGCCCGCGTCCCGCTGCGCAAGGCCCCGGGGGAGGCCGACGCTCCGCCGGTTCAGCGTGGCCGCAGCCCGTCGAAGACCACCTCGAAGATCCGCTGCCGGGCCGCCGGGTCGGCTCCCAGGTGCTCCATCATCGTGCTGGTGCCGACCAGCAGGGCGATCAGTTCCGGCAGGCCCAGCTCCGAACGGACGGCCCCGGCCTGTTGTGCCCGGGCCAGGAGCTCGGCCAGCTGCGCCCGGATCTTCGTGCTGGACTCCTGCAGGGCCGCCTGGGCGTCCACCCCGGCGGCGGCGAGCGCCTGGGCGAACTCGTTCTTGCCCGCGGACTGCTCGATCACCAGTCGGAAGCAGTCGAAGAAGGCCTCGGTGGGCTCGGCCTCGGCGGCCAGCCGCGCGGTCCGGGCGGCGATCGCCTCCAGCCTGCGCACCATCACGGCCTCCAGCAGCGCCTCCTTGGTCGGGAAGTGCCTGAAGAGCGTGCCCACCCCGACCCCGGCGGCCCGGGCGATCTCCTCGGTCGGCACGCCGACGCCGCGGGTGGTGAACACCTCCGTGGCGACGTCCAGCAGCCTGGCCCGGTTGCGCGCCGCGTCCGCGCGCAGTGGGCGTCCCTGAGTACCGCTCATCCCTCCCACCCTTCCTGCCGACGGCAGAACCGCACTGGACAACCGGAGTCGCCAGTCCGTATCGTTGAAAACCTGAGTCGCTAGTCCGATTCTAGCGGCGGATCCGATGGGGGTTGATCATGTCCGAAACGCTGTCACCGCGCGCGGTCTTCCAGCAGCTGATCGAGGGAATCACCACGGGGCGGTTCGCGGAACTGGCCGAGCTCTACGCCGAGGACGCCGTGGTGGAGACCGTCTTCGAGCCGGTCGGGCCGCGCCGCATCGAGGGGCGGGCCGCACTCGAGGAGCGGTTCGCGGCGGTCTCTGCGAACTCGCCGATCGGGCTGGTCGCGACGGACGTGGTGATCCTGGAGACCGACGACCCGGAGGTGATCGTCGCCGAATGGAACTACCAGGTGCACCACCGCGTGACCGGGCGGAACTTCGCGACCGCCAACATCCAGGTGCTGCGGGTCCGCGACGGTCTGATCGTCGGCAGCCGGGATTTCCACGATCACCTGGCCCTCATCGTGGCCGGCGGCGACCTGCCGCAGCTGGTGGCGGCGCTGGACGGGAAGTAGCGCGAGCGCAGGCCGCGGGTCGGGAGTCCCCCGGAGTCCCGGCCCGCGGGGCCTTCGACTGGCCGGTGCCTCGACAGGCAGGCACGGTGGGACAGGAGAGGAGAAGCAGCGATGGCCGAGCGCGTTGTCGAGGTGGACGGGGTCCAGCTGTGCACCGAGTCCTTCGGCGACCGGTCGGATCCGCCCGTCCTGCTGATCATGGGCACCGGGGCTTCGATGCTCTGGTGGGAGGAGGGCTTCTGCCGGACGCTCGCCGGGGGCGGGCGTTTCGTGATCCGTTACGACCACCGAGACACCGGCCGATCGGTCACCTACGAGCCGGGCCGTCCCGGATACACCGGCGCGGACCTGGTCGCCGACGCCGCCCGCGTGCTCGACGCCCATGGGATTCCCGCCGCGCACCTCGTGGGTGTCTCGGCCGGAGGGGCACTCGCACAGCAACTCGCGCTCGGTGACGCCGGTCGCGTCCTGTCACTCGTGCTGATCAGCACGTCCTGCGCCGTGCCCGGCGACCGTGAGCTTCCCGCGCCGACCGAGGAGTTCATGCGGTTCGTCTCGGCCGTGCGCGTCGATTGGTCGGACGCCGCGTCGGTGATCGAGTATCAGGTCGCCTACGCGCGCGTGCTCGCGGGGGGTCGGCGCCCGTTCGACGAGACCGCCGCCCGCACCCTGGTCCGTCACGACGTCGAGCGCGCGCACGATTTCGCCTCGGCCCGCAACCACGACTCACTTCCGGACGGCGAGCTCTCCCGGGCGTCCCTGTCCTCGATCGCCGTGCCCACGCTGGTGATCCACGGGACCGCCGATCCGCTGTTCCCGCTCCGGCACGGTGAGGCACTCGCGGAACAGGTCGCCGGCGGAAGGCTCTTGGTGCTGAAGGACGCCGGCCATGGGGTCGAGCGAGCCGACTGGGCGACGATCGTCCCCGCAATCCTCGAACACACCGCCGCAGACATGGGTGCCGGTTAGGGCCTGTCCGGAGTCGTGATCACGTGGCGAGGAGAAGGGGTCGGAGGGATGACGACCGGGCTGCTGCCCAGGTTCGAGGCCGACCGCGCGGTCCGGTTCTTCGCCCGGCATCTTGGCCGGGCGGTCGCCTCGCCGGCCTGAGGTGAGCGGCAGCGGCGTCCGGTCCGCCCATCGGGCGCCGCTACCGCGCCCGGGTTGGGGCCGCGTATCCAGACCCCTCCCCGCCCCGCTCCGCCGCTGCCCTCCGGCGGTGCCGGTGGTCGCCGTGGGCTGCGGGCAGGGGCGGGGTCGCGTCTTCGTCAGGCGGGCGCCCCCGATGCGTGTCGGGTCCGCCAGGCCTGCGCGAACAGCGCGGGGAGCGGGCAGGTGGGGATCACCACGGTGTGGGCGGCGCAGGCGCGTGCGGCGTTCGGGGGCAGGAGGGTGAGCTTGTCGGCCTCGATCGGCAGCCGGGGTGCCTTCAGGTCCAGCCAGGGGCCCGGTGCGAACAGGTTGCGACCGGCTCGGGCGCGGCGGGCCTCCACGACGAGGCCGGTGGCGCGTACCTGCTGCTGGGCGGCTTTCAGTGCGGGTGCGGACCAGCCCGTCCACTGTCGTACGCGGCGGTCGGTGGGATCGGGCAGGGTGAGCAGCATCAGGTACAGCGCGGCCGCGTCGACCGGCACGCCCAGGGCGGATGAGCACTCGGCGACGGTTTCCGGTGCGCTGCGGCGTGGGTCCTGCTCCCAGCCGGGGGGCCGGCCGGCGTCGGCCGTCAGGTGGCGGCCGAGTGCGTCGAGGTCGCCGGAGAGCAGGATGCGCAGGTCCGTCAGGGCGGGCAGTCCGGAGCCTGCGGGAAGTGCCTGGGACGGCAGCAGGCGGTCGAAGTAGTCGTCGAGCGTGTCGAGGGCCGGGTCGTCCGGGCCGGTGAGCAGCTCCGGGCGCACCAGGACATGCCACTGCCCCATCGCCGCATCGTCCACCACCTCGACGCCGGGCAGTGCGGCCAGCGGTCGCAGGGACGGCGGCTGGCCCGTGGACGCCCGGCGGTCGGCGGAGAACACGCGCCACGGCGTCGCACCGCCACCGCTCTCCGCCGCAGCGGCGGCCGCGCGGAGGGCGGCGGCGCCGAGCGCGGGCCGCAGCGGGTGGCCGGCGGGTGTGCGGTAGGCCAGCCACGCCATCGCGTACGGCGAGGCGTGCGGCGCAGGCGCGCTGTCCGGGCTCGATGCGGGTGCGACGGCGGCGGCCAGCAGCGAGGTGAGCCGTCGGCGGCGCCTGCGGGGCCCGGCCGGGCCCGGATCCACGGTGGGGCCGGGGCCTGCCGGGGCCCAGGGGCCCTTGGGGAAGCGGATCTCCCGCCCGGCTTCCGCCATCAGCTCGGCGGTGACCGGGAGGGTGCCGAACCGTTCCTCCCACCACGTCACGGCCCGGTCCAGGTCCGGCCCGTGCGTCCAGAGCCGTTCCGGCCGGTCGGGGATCAGCCGGGTCCTGATCTCCCGTACCGCGTCGGGTCCGATCTGGTTGCCGACCTCCTTCTCGGTGGCATCGGGGTAGTCCCGGTGGTGCTGCCGGACGGCGAGCAGGGCACCCGCCTCGTCGGCCGTCAGGGCGAGCCGCCGGGCGAGTCCGTCGGCCGCTTCGGGCCGGAGGGGCAGCGGTCCCCGTTCGGCGAGCAGCCCGAGGTAGGTGTGCAGCCACTCGGCGTCGGCCGCCGCGGCCAGCTCGTGCCGGGCCTCCGGGACGCAGCCGGCGGCGGCCAGCGGGCCGTCGTGCGGGAAGGTGCCGGACGGCGCGTACTCCAGCAGTTCGGACCGGTTGTAGCTGCTGTGGAGTACGACGGCGACCGAGAGCGCGGTGCGGTACACGTGGCCGACCGGGGGCGTCTGCCGGTCGGCCGGACGCGAGACCCTGACGGTGCGCCAGCGTCCGGGCCCCTGCTCGGCGACGAACGGCAGCTCGGCGTACTCGCGCAGCCGTTTGCCGCTCACGGTGTCGCCGCGCAGCACCTCGGTCTGCGGGTCGATGACCAGGTACGGGAAGGCGGCGGGCGCGCCCGGGAGGATGGCGCTGGGGTGGTCGAGGTCGCCGTCCCACGGTGGGCCTCCGGCGGTGGCGCGCAGCAGGCGGCCGAGCCGGACCCGCGCCGGCTCGCCGGCGAGGTCGGTGGCCCGGTCGGCGGAACGGTCCGCGCGGTGACCGGTGGCGGGGCCGGTGGCGGGGCGGGCGGCGTCCGCGCCGCGGGCCCCGTGCGGGTCGGCGGCCGGGTCAACGGCCGGGTCGGCCTTCGGGGTGAGCAGCGGGACGAGGTGGGCGAGGCCGTTGCGGCAGTTCGCGGCGATCTGCACCAGGCGGCCGAACTCCACGTCGACCTGATCCTCCTCGACCTCGAGGAGCCGGCCGATCCGCTGGCGGACCATGCCCGCCACACCGTCCCGGAAGACGGACCGTGCCTCCACTCCGCCGAGCAGGAGTTCGGCGCCCGCCCGGTCCAGCGGGCGCTCCGGCGCCGTCCGGGCCACGGCGTCCAGCAGCAGCGCGGCGACGTCCACGGCGGCCAGCCGCTCGGCCCGGCCCGGGTCGGCGAGGAGTTCGACGGCGGCGCCGATGTGCATGAAGCGGGCGAGCATCAGCGCCACCTCGTCCAGGTCCAGGACGGGCAGTTCGGTGAGTTCCTCCTCGCACCACTGCGTGAGGACGCGGCGGCCGAGGTCGGTGTTCACCAGCGAGGGGACTTTGGCCCAGCCCTTGGGGTCGTGCGGCTGGTACCAGAGGTTGTGCGCGTCGCCGCCGTTGGTCAGCTCGAACTCGGCCCGCAGCAGGGCCCGGATCTCCGATTCGAAGCGCGGATCGGCGGTGAGGGCTCGCAGTTCGGTAAGCGGGGCGACGTCGATGTGGTGCAGGTGGGGGTCCGCGAGCCGCGGCGGCGGGTCGGCGACGGGCGCGCCTGCGGCCAGCAGGAGGTCGAGGAGACCCAGTCGGAGGGGGCTCAGACCGCTCCTGTCCCGTCGGCCGATGTAGGGCAGGTTCACGGGCACGCCGTCGGCGGCGATCCGGGACGTGAGCAGTTCGGCGAGCCGGTGCAGCCCGGGGACCGGGCGGTGCCTCCGGTCGGCCAGCGTGACGAGGCGCTGGAGCCAGTCGGCGGCGGTGCCGGGCACCGGGCCGTCGGCGCCGGCCGGTCCGGTGAGCAGGGCCAGCGCTCCGGTCCGCTCCAGGTAGGCCATGGCCGCGGTCGACTCCAGTACACCGGGCGGCGGCCCGGCGGCGACCACCTGCTGGGCCAGGCGGGGGAGTTCGGCGCGGACCAGGTCCCACGCGCGTGCGGCGAGCAGTGCCGTCCAGAACTCGGTGGCGCCGTCGCTCCACAGGTCGCGGGCGGGCAGCAGCCGGACGGCCAGACGGGCGAGTTCGCGGTCGGGGTCGAGGCCGGCGGCACGGGCGGTGCGTGTGATGTCGGCGGCGAGCTTCGGGCGCACGCCGTCACGGACCGTGCGGTCGGCGAGCAGGGTCAGGGTGCGGCGGGCCGCGTCCTGGTCGGCGCCTCGCGCGGTGACCTGCTTGACGCGTTCGCGCAGGGCGGTGTCGGTGAGTGCGCCGACGGCGTCCATGGCCGCGTAGCGGGCGTCCAGCCACTGCTGGTCGACGCGTTCGGCGGCGGTTCGTTCGGCGGCCCTGGCCCGGCCGAACCATGCTGCCGCGTCGGTTCGTTCGCCGCCGTGGCGCAGGCACTGGTCGGCGAGACCGTCCAGGAAGCAGCGCAGCAGCGCCGGTTCGGCGCGGGCGACCTCCTTCAGCACGGCGTCCAGGTCGCGCTTGACGTACACCCGCCAGCCCGCCGTCGTCCGTTCGAGGCGCTCGACGTAGTGCAGCACCTCCTGCGTCCGGGTCGGGTGCCCGGCCAGAGCGGACTCGGGGAAGGGCATCGCCTCGGGCGCCGGCAGACCGGTCGGCCGGCTGCCGACCGGCTCCCAGCCCCGGCACGTCATCAGGAGGTCGCGGTGGCGGGCCGCGGCCGCGGTGGTGAGCAGGATCCGCACGTCGTCCGGGAGGGCGGGGTGGCGGTAGGAGCGGGCGATCAGGGTGTCGTCGGTGTCCGGCCGTGGACTCCCGGGGACGGTGGGGGCGAGGCCGGCCGCCGTCAGCGCGGCCTGCCAGGCGCTGTCCGCCGAGAGCACCTCGACGAGTTCGCCCGGCACCGAGACGGCCTCCCGGACCAGACGGTCGGCCTCCTCCAGGCACACGCGGCGGTGGGCCACGACGCCGTCGGCGAGGGCGACGAGCCGTGGCAGCCGCGGGTGGGCGGCCAGCGCGGCCGGCGCCTTCTTCAGCGCCCGTCCGCGCTCGTTGCGATGGACGACCCGCCCGTCCTCCAGCCGAGCGGTGTATCCCTCGGCGCTGATCTCCCAGCCCATGGTGCCGTGCCCCCTTGATGATCGTCTGCCGGTCCGGGCAGCCTAGCGACCACCTCCGACGGTCCGTCCGGTCGGGCGCCCGCGGTACGGCCCGCGGGGCGGCGCAGGTGCGCCTCCGGTGGTCTCCGGCGCCGCCGGTGCTTCCGCTGTCGCCTGACAAGGACTCAGGCCACGGTGTTCGGAGAGCGCGGGCGCCCGGCAACACGGCCGGCAGGCAGCCGCAAGGGGTCGAGCGGGATCCGTTCACGGCTGCTGCCAGGGGGCGCCGACCTCACCGCCGCTGTCCGGAGTTCCGGCCAGGGCCGGGGGAGCGATACGAACCCCTGACAGGCTGGCCGGATTCCGGTCTCTTCGGGGCTTGCCGGTGCGGATCCTCTCAACCGGCGTCGTCGAGAAGCAGTTTCGCGGCCACCGTCGTCCCGTCGGTGCGGATCGTGTCGGCCACGGCGGCTGCGCGTGCGCGGGTCTCGGGGGTCAGGGCTGTCCTGAGCGCGGTCGACAGGGACTCGAAGGTGGCGGCGGGGTTGTCGTGTGCGGCGCCGATGCCCAGATCGGCCACCCGGCCTGCCCAGTACGGGTGGTCTCCTGCGTGGGGTACCACCACCTGAGGTGCACCGGCCCGGGCGGCTGTCGTCGTGGTGCCCGCGCTGCCGTGGTGCACGACGGCGGCCGTCCGGCGGAACAGTGCCTGGTGGTTGACCTCGCCGACGGTGAAGCAGTCGTCGCGGTCGTCGATCGGGGCCAGCTCGGCCCAGCCGGGGGAGAGGACCGCGCGGCGGCCCTGTGCGCGGATCGCCTCGACGGCTGCCCGGACGAGGTCCTGCGGGGCGCTCACCGGCGTACTGCCGAAGCCCACGTACACCGGTGGGGCGCCGGCGTCCAGGAACGCCACCAGATCGTCCGGGAGCGGGCGTTCGTCGGTCTGGATCCACGCGCCGGTCTGCACCACGTCGAGGTCGGTGGGCTGCCACGGGGACAGGACGGGGTCCGTGGCCAGCCACGGCCGGTCGGTGAAG
Proteins encoded:
- a CDS encoding TetR/AcrR family transcriptional regulator, coding for MSGTQGRPLRADAARNRARLLDVATEVFTTRGVGVPTEEIARAAGVGVGTLFRHFPTKEALLEAVMVRRLEAIAARTARLAAEAEPTEAFFDCFRLVIEQSAGKNEFAQALAAAGVDAQAALQESSTKIRAQLAELLARAQQAGAVRSELGLPELIALLVGTSTMMEHLGADPAARQRIFEVVFDGLRPR
- a CDS encoding alpha/beta fold hydrolase, with product MAERVVEVDGVQLCTESFGDRSDPPVLLIMGTGASMLWWEEGFCRTLAGGGRFVIRYDHRDTGRSVTYEPGRPGYTGADLVADAARVLDAHGIPAAHLVGVSAGGALAQQLALGDAGRVLSLVLISTSCAVPGDRELPAPTEEFMRFVSAVRVDWSDAASVIEYQVAYARVLAGGRRPFDETAARTLVRHDVERAHDFASARNHDSLPDGELSRASLSSIAVPTLVIHGTADPLFPLRHGEALAEQVAGGRLLVLKDAGHGVERADWATIVPAILEHTAADMGAG
- a CDS encoding DHCW motif cupin fold protein, whose product is MDMVGIPFGTTDWSSVPTSEHPGESGSATWRTREFGSVRVRMVEYSPGYVADHWCSRGHILLVLEGTLTTELANGDVVTLHAGSSYQVGDDVEPHRSRTREGARLFVVD
- the zapE gene encoding cell division protein ZapE, with amino-acid sequence MTDRVQKQYEAMRDHFRQTAGQRGFTLDPAQESPVERLSRLAGELAHPAWRLRRPPRHLYLWGPVGRGKSWLVDTFLDALPTPRKRRLHFHDFFRRLHDGVAQHADGRAADGSAVDRAVDELLGDSRILVFDEFHAHDAGDAMLVARLFRALLDRRITLVTTSNYPPAGLMPDPLYHHLFEPTIRLIEERMDVLDVSGPVDFRRQPRSEGAHGFDLGARLHPGDEASAGLTPPRPEEAGRVPAHHRELPARAVRDDLVWFGFEELCEGLTSVADYLVLADIFPAIVLDGVPPLSEASPDGRRRFANLVDVCCDRDVPLTLIGADPLAGLPADSTLMRDLDRTASRLALLRQPTA
- a CDS encoding nuclear transport factor 2 family protein, whose protein sequence is MSETLSPRAVFQQLIEGITTGRFAELAELYAEDAVVETVFEPVGPRRIEGRAALEERFAAVSANSPIGLVATDVVILETDDPEVIVAEWNYQVHHRVTGRNFATANIQVLRVRDGLIVGSRDFHDHLALIVAGGDLPQLVAALDGK
- a CDS encoding glycosyltransferase is translated as MRVLFSTYGSRGSVEPIAGLAVRLRELGAQVRVCAPPDEEFASRLAGLGVPLVPTGRPVRPLVTTVTPGSAEGLAQRVAELMAAQFDTVAAAAEGCDVLVAAGPLPVTAGSRSVAEKLGIRYVHVSHQPVLLPSPYRRPPARRGRPLPPDATDNRALWDLDAQIANTMFGEVLNTNRASIGLPAVDNVRDYAFTDRPWLATDPVLSPWQPTDLDVVQTGAWIQTDERPLPDDLVAFLDAGAPPVYVGFGSTPVSAPQDLVRAAVEAIRAQGRRAVLSPGWAELAPIDDRDDCFTVGEVNHQALFRRTAAVVHHGSAGTTTTAARAGAPQVVVPHAGDHPYWAGRVADLGIGAAHDNPAATFESLSTALRTALTPETRARAAAVADTIRTDGTTVAAKLLLDDAG
- a CDS encoding DUF4232 domain-containing protein, whose protein sequence is MAGTVTASAPPSVPPEQHTAGAFPTRAGASASAGGERVRITKVRSVPSKEASVEHGVCPSSGTRVYADEGDAAMGLRVLGLHLENCGAGTVRLNGYPELQVVDEEHRPVDSVQVLHGGSAIATGTGADDPPQPVTLGPGESAYAGLVWRNTVEAGVADPVNAPYLRVRAEAGADPVMVIPELDLGTTGRLGVGAWKKGDPSS